A window of the Clupea harengus chromosome 8, Ch_v2.0.2, whole genome shotgun sequence genome harbors these coding sequences:
- the sebox gene encoding homeobox protein SEBOX yields the protein MSSPVPEKGPPEAQRKRKRTIFSRAQLFELERAFVATPYPDITLRERLAAITLLPESKIQTTHSFSPQVWFQNRRARSIKSGRLSKSVRNGPGRDSRLSFPPSSEHPHLNSTVTPSETPGMWSRQGQHCASLRDQEVRPGWSKQNMGPWSQIPAQPTPPLPPISPDLPEALPWIPSQPLQPGTLSEKQDHLFLKNWSDFNQAFTSSRTFRSPATKCAYLDRHVTMSVDQVVPMQTQQVYWESQGKMQHQTPAHPQTSLGDISDIIYSAAVVTNLVDF from the exons ATGTCCTCTCCTGTTCCCGAAAAAGGACCTCCCGAAGCCCAAAGGAAACGCAAACGAACTATATTCAGCCGTGCGCAATTATTCGAATTGGAGCGCGCATTTGTGGCGACACCTTACCCAGATATCACTTTGCGCGAGAGACTGGCTGCTATAACTCTACTTCCAGAGAGCAAAATTCAG ACCACACATTCCTTCTCTCCACAGGTCTGGTTTCAAAACAGACGTGCTCGAAGCATTAAGAGTGGAAGGCTGAGTAAGTCTGTTAGAAATGGTCCAGGCAGAGACTCCAGACTTTCCTTCCCACCATCAAGTGAGCATCCCCATCTCAACTCCACTGTTACACCTTCTGAAACACCAGGAATGTGGAGCAGGCAAGGTCAGCACTGTGCCTCACTCAGAGACCAGGAGGTCAGACCAGGCTGGTCGAAACAGAACATGGGTCCCTGGTCCCAGATTCCTGCCCAGCCTACCCCACCTCTACCACCCATCTCCCCTGATCTGCCTGAAGCCTTGCCTTGGATACCAAGTCAACCACTGCAGCCAGGGACCCTGTCTGAGAAACAGGATCACTTATTTCTGAAAAATTGGAGCGATTTCAACCAGGCCTTTACCTCATCACGAACATTTCGATCACCTGCAACAAAGTGTGCTTACCTGGACAGGCATGTTACCATGTCTGTGGACCAGGTGGTCCCTATGCAGACACAGCAAGTTTACTGGGAGAGCCAAGGCAAAATGCAGCACCAGACCCCAGCACACCCACAGACATCCCTGGGGGATATCTCTGATATAATCTACAGTGCTGCAGTGGTGACAAACCTGGTGGATTTCTAA